The Mytilus edulis chromosome 4, xbMytEdul2.2, whole genome shotgun sequence nucleotide sequence tgttaccttttctcgtcagttttaatctagcgtcgtaacacagtacatacatatgatatataaggcatgcagattgaatttttacagatcagctcaattatctccctatacatttttatgtaggACTCTTACGAGCGATAGTCacactaaagtgcgatggtctacgctaaagtgcgattattgtttgttttttaagtgTGATCAGATGACACACCAAAGTTCGATGGTATGACACGCTAAACAACGATAAAGTGCGTTGGTTTTACACGCTAAAGTGCAGTGGAAATGGTGTTAaggtaaaagttttttttatttttgtttttgctcTGTTCGTATTAGTTTTTcgtctattgtattgtttataaatCGTGCCGTTGTCTCTCTCATTTGAATTGCTCTACACTAGTCATTTCGTGGTCCTAAATAACTTGCTATGGGAAATTaaccaaggctccatgttgaaggtcatgaaaatataatgttttatatcaacgacatttggtctttggtggatatttttgttgttgacaataacacattatcttctttttttcttttttgttattgttttgtatataaatcagtccgttatttttctcgtttaaattgttttacattgttagtTTTAATACCCTTTGGTCGTCATATAATACTAGCTGTACCGTAAGCCACATGTTAACCTATAGTTAATTACATTAATGACATTAAACCttggataaatatataaaaaacgaagatttggtatgattgctgaTGACACAacacaagagaccagatgacacagaaattaacaactatagctcaccgtaTGACAGTTACAATACACACAGTCATGAGGATTTGAATTGCACTGCTTCTAATATTGTGTACGGTATTGAATATACTCTTTGGGGATTGATCTACGTTTTTTGAAATGAATGATCATCGATCTAATGTAAATGatcctaataacaacaaatttctctataaacatttcaatcagcctgaccattctattgttattatagagaaaatatatcattaaaaaaatgacatcATATCGAGTACACCATATCGTTTACAAATAGAAAACTTTTGGATAAGAGAGCTGGGAACAGCTATTccctatggatgcaatgacaaGATTGATGGTGTAGGTGTAGTACtgtcaaaacaataaaattatttaatatttctgatcgacgaaatagaagtcatggtcacagaaaatatataccaccCACTATGCACACCGTCACAATCGATAGTCTGTTAACGTATGTTCAAAAACCTTTAGGACTCCATTATATCAGAACTAAATCATactccattccattgtcaaaactttTTTTACTATTTCAAGAGGCCCAAAATACTTCTgttactgattctcgttctgttttgtatagattagttgcaataatcatggacattgctaaccatagactattcaaaccAGTATCGACTACAtccaaaaatgaggaaaaacgtaattttttaAGGTAGAATTTGCCAATTaaggtttagatgctgtaaatattagCAACATTTTTCATCAGAAATCTGTACACaaaactatacctgattacttcaaaaataaagctacacctgttatttcttatacttacaccaagtctattggatcaaagattttcaaccacaagagggTTTGAGAGGCCTGTAACCTCAAAGATGTGAAATCCAAacctccggattgctcatgtgcatcgtcacaatacaTTTATAGTGCAGCTGGTCatgttattactggtgaccttggcatcgttaccaatAAACAACTAAaagagttgttagccaagggaccaaaatatagaattcCCCAGCCAGTTAACTGGGAAAAGAacttcaagttactgatggatgcagttgaggactatgcaagaaaatgagtaaagcgcgaaccagacgaaccagaactggacactttgtctgaatggatcaaagctattcgatcgtGCATTCAGAAGCGCATTCAAAAGTTACAATGTACTATGAGCACAAGAGCTACTAACCCTTTCAAGAACCGgatgttgtggatgctttatcctctaagcatgacaaatatgtcgttgttccagtaGATAAAGCCtctaataatattgtcttcatatgtaaacaCCATTATTTACAATGTCTCACAACAGAGCTTGGAATAAATAGAAcaactggtaatcctacatattccttaacatcatttaccaaggacgagattttacaaaatcacaaatctgtccttctttcttttggtatcaacatcaaagaaaacgaagaaaatttaccattattatactggataccaaaactacacaaaactccatataaagaacgatataCATAGCTGGATcgtcaaaatgttcgactaaacatatttctaaaatactgactactattctttctacagttaaagatgggcttcaaaaatattgtgatgagatatattctaccagtggtgttaaccagatgtggattctcaaaaattggaaagatctactgcttaatcttcgatcacaatctttgcaattttgcagcttTACGCTTtttactactattccccatgctcagttaaAAGATCGATTCCACCATCTCATTATACAAAgctatttctataaaaatgggaatcgtagatacaaatttcttgttttgggttacaacaattcatattttgtgaagaaccacactgaatctaccagaaaatatactgaagatgatattatcaaaatgcttgactttttgatcgacaatttatttgttcagtttggaggattcatatttcaacagacaatcagtatgccaatgggtactaattgtgcacccctactaatcgatttgtttttgtactcgtatgaagcagaattcattcaaaccCTTCTAAAAGACGaacagaaaaagcaccttgcttaattcttttatttcactttccgatgtattgatgatgtcctatcattgaataacccatatttcagccagtacttgcatctcatatatcccagaatttgaaattaaggatactactgatactagaaggaatgcttcatatcttgatcttttcctcaatatttaCACAGATGggcgacttcacacgaaaatctatgataaacgggacgatttcgacgtcccaattatcaattttccaGCAGTAACATAtcatctgccccttcgtatggtgtttacgtatctcaattgatacgttattttCGTGCATGTTCACaatatacggacttcatatacaggagtgtgctcctaacgcagaatctgctccaacaaagttatgtattgctttaagacgtggcacggtacttttccatcccaaattaATTAGTTGGGTTTtcatgttgtgtttgttgttttcaacggatttttttttcaaatgtcttaAGTTTGTAGTTGTAATTCGtaatttttctgttgtattcgtgtgttgtGTTTGGGATAACTTCTCATCCAGTTCTTttggtagatttaattttggatcatcgaaatttacacgatatatttgatttgcagtttgatcagaagaaacaccgacaaagctagataatacaataaattatctaattactacttactacaattaaatattaattagtattataattttcactgttattaatataagttagataagtcaaacaaatctaatcttgaatttcatccaaattctttcttgattttcggaacacgttttagaaatttaaatgtgacgtcacggCACTTTGGGCGTTGCAATGACTATGGCTAACACGGCTGTGATTGtcatgtattcgtttttattctttagctactagtcaccacttcagtttaatcatgtacaatctaattaaaaaccgatctctaaTCGCTCCCGTTTtatgatatgtcgcgtgggagatctaacgaaacccgctttgaggtcataTGTGAGTGAACTAGAAGTTGTGAATTtttaatgatatgcaaatgagttgacgacctatcaataagccaatcaaaaaagtttaagaattattttgactgacgatttcttcgtaaataaaatgagttacatccctttacctCACGATAAACGTTCAAGATCGTGGAAGAATcattttcattggtcgaaaaagacacacctacgaggtcactcacatgtgacctgaAAGCGGGTTTcattagatctcccacgcgacatatcagaaaacgggagcgatgagagattggtttttaattagatggaatcatgtatatctataatatagtcattttataaaatttacttttgcaaaactttgtgttattcttgataataatgatgtttgtTGTCCTAtgcggataaccctggcctcacaactttttggaacttttggtcctcggcgatctttaactttgtagttgttatggctttcaaacttttttcatctaaGCATAGTTTTGTGTGCACGTagcgagcgtctggcgtataaaatttgtttttaacctgttaccttttggtGGCTTCTATTCGTtggtttctctgtcctatattttcttccatttatttattgtagccctgtcgtgtaatgttgtcattttaatgttatgattaacactgccattaaagcggggggtttggcatgccacaaaaccaggttctacccaccattttttcataaaatggcctgtatcaagtcaggaaaatggccattacattatagttcgtttctgtttgttttacatttcggtgttgtgtcgtagttctcttatatttgatacgtttccctcagttttagtttgtaatccggatttgtttttgctctatcgattaatgaattttgaacagcggtatactactgttgcctttatcattCAACATTGAGGAAAGCCGATACCGTAtattaagctataaaaggccccgaaatgacaagtgTACTATaacaattcaaaagaataaactaactgcctaatttatgtacaaattttttttttaaatgtaacacatcaacaaacgacatttATCTCCTTCACAGATATGACGAACCATATGGTAAAACAATTGTTTATACATAAATTCAATTATAAAGATAAAAAGTAGTTTTTACTTCATGCAAGTTAATGAAATTTGGTCAAATCAAATACGTTGATAATTAGTGTATTTTGACGATTTTGCTCTCTTATACGGTATAAACATTCTCCTTGGAGTACCATTGTCAGTTTCTATGTTTACAAGAATACTTTTCCGCATACAAATTCATGTAGCACAGACCAAAAATGTTCCGGATTgggatattttgtttttcttttcttgtaaagTAAAAAGATTCATCTGCACAAACATTCTTGTTTACCGGCCTTCCAATTTTCTTTGTACAAACGACTTGTAGCGTCATAAAGCGAACAAACGCACTTTAGCGTATCGCGCATTGAACTTTAGCAAGTTTAATTACAAAGCACATGTCATCGCCCTTTAGCATATACACCCATCGCACTTTACGGTAGGCCATCGCACTTAAGCGTGACCATCGCGTTTAAGCGTCCACATCACACTTTACAGTTTTACATAtataagtctaaattgaaaacaacgtttaaACCTATGGTTTCGTTTGATAAAATTTATGCATATGcctgcaaaacaaatttcttggtagagggtctaatataaatatgtaaatgcTCGGAAATTAAAAAGGGACCTTTAATCGAATtcaataaatattcttattcttattattcatacAACATACGACATAATTTTGTTAGAATCCGAAAAGCACACGCACGAATTTCTGAGACTATGTCATTGAAATGGGCGTGGTTCTAATCTAGTCcttgttttgctttaaaaaaaaacataaacaaaccacaATAAGATGttaatacagtgtaacctgtgatATCCGGGGGACCCGAAAAAAGTCGGATTAAGCAGGGTTTCGGAATATGTAGGAATTGTTTTGCAAGGATGTGCATATTTTGGGACCAGAAGGTTGGAATACTCATGTGTCTGATTAGGCATGTGACATGGTAAATGAAATATATGAGAGCTTTTAAATGGTCAAATAATGTAtgtaaaacatattaatatgttttatttgagaatttcataaaatatacaaGCAAGAAGAAAACGCATTCCGAAATCAATCCAGTTGTGGTTATAAGAGTTTTATGTTATGGTCCAATGTCCTTGTTTCCCAGGATCGCCTTTCCAACCTCGAACTGTTCCAGAACTGTCTTTAGCCATATAGACAAACCAGCCAAGCCACTTTTCTGGTGACAACATGTAATACCCATCTGAAAACCTGATTACTTTCCACATTCCACTTTTGCCGGGGTATCCTTTCCAACCATTCAATCTACCCTGTGCTCCATTTCTCATGTAGACATAATATTTGGACCATTTCGCAGAGCGCAAGTAGAAAGTATTATCTGCTGACGAAATTACATCAAAGATGAAGTACCCTTGTCCGTCTAAATGTGTTGATCCAGCTATTGACCCATACGTATCTTTCTTCATATATGCATACCAGTTTGGCCATTTTTGGGTCCGAAAGGTACGTGATCCTGCCCCTAAAAATGACAGATTCTGAAAGGCAAGTTGGCGTTTGTGTAGATACTTTGAAACTTCGGGCAATTCTGATGGTTTCAAGTGTGCAAAAAAAACAGCTTGATTGTATTGAGGATTCGTCAAAAACGTAAAGAATTCTTTGTCTTTCAATTCCATATTCTTTATGACGTTATGAATGCTCTTCGCTGTTGACACACTATGTCCTGTCTGTTTGACAGTGAGGTACATTTTCCACAGAACAGCGGATCTAAGGACAGAGAGCTTTACCAAAAGTCGCGTGTATTCAATTGCCCGTTTGACCTGCTGCTTGTCTTGACTTTTTGAACTGTCCATTATCTTTGATTGTACTATTCCGGTGAACTTAACTCCAGAATAGATAGGAACATTTGCAGCCAGAGCAGAAACTTCATGTTGCTGTAGATCGGTTATTCCGTCGAGGTAGGCTAATGAAACGCCATATACTCTGGCAGTACCGACTGCTTCTGCTCTAAGGTTGGAGTCGTCGAATTTTCTAAGTGCTTCATCGATAGCCTTCTTGACAACCGAACCAATGTCCATTCCACTGCCACCTATTGAGCTAACCAATCCGGAAATCACCGACAAAATGCTACTTATTATCGGACCGACTTTTGGAATCAGGACTGTAACTGCTGACAAGATGTCTAATGCACCAGAGACAATTTGTGTGACATCACTACTTGTCAAAGATGGAGCTGCACTACCAACGGCTTCTATTGTTGACGAAATCGTGTTTGATACATCGTCATTTTTaagataattttctatttttcctAGTTGTTGTTTTGCTGATTGTTGACTGGACTTTAAACTTGTTCTGATTTTACCGAGCGATCGCGAGATAGATGTCGTCCATCTAGCTTCTGTCGCAATGAAAATCAACATCAACAGAATCCATAGCAGACAAAAAGTCTGCTTTTGTGCTTTCATGTCTGCAATTAAAAAACAGTAATTAATATGAAGCTGAAAATTAATAGAATAAGTATGACATTAGTAGTCATTTACGTATATCAAGGTAAAGACTTaataacttttttagattcggtACAATCTAAAACTCTGCGAATTGTATACCGTATAGTTTTTGTTTTACCATGTGTGTGACTCTCTTGAAATTTAGTGCTGATCAATATGCCTTCATTTCTCTaagatatttataacaaaaattaaagaacaaaatgggttttttttttagttattgccTTTGTACCTTGGATGTATAAAATATGTGCAATATGTTGGGCATTGTAACTCTGTTCTGTTTATTATTAAtagattttaatgtttttgataaataaaacaaaaacaagaataagtccatagtacacagatacCCCACCCGTATTATGTTCATTTGACCATATAATAAGTGTCAAAAATAAGAACGATCATATCATTGGGGACATGTGtcataagtttcaagttgattggacttcttaATCAGcttcatgaaaaaaaaactacgtTGCCCTAAAACTAAACCCAAATCTTTAACCTGAACTCGCATCatcattttctatgatcagtggaccgtcaaaactctaatttggcattaaaattagaaggatcattaTCCGAGGGAacaggtgtactaagtttcaattttcaagttgataggactttaacttcatcaacaACTTACTGAACAAAAGCTTTAATCAAACACTTTAACCTAAAGCGAGACCGACGGACGaaacggacacacagaccgaCAAGAATATTGACCATATGGGGGACATAATAAGCGGGGCATAAAAATcattattccatattggtattattttagtaggtttctctatatggattggattttgaataaaaaagcatattcacctgagaaagtgttattcaccgcgctaaacgtcacgcgcttttacgtgcaacgttatggtaaaatgtttcatgtaaaatttgttttggtatatatGTTTGTGATTATatacattttcttctctcggaatatggaataaaacaattactgtcttttgcttcggtaaatatggggtttaattaacttttgaaaaactgatgttcacttcggccgtcggcctcagtgaatatcagtttttcaaaagtcaataaaaccgcatatatacctcatcaaaagacagtaattgtatattattggcttttgaaaaactgatattcacttcggccgtcggcctcagtgaatatcattttttcaaaagtcaataaaaccgcatatttacc carries:
- the LOC139521815 gene encoding toxin CfTX-A-like produces the protein MKAQKQTFCLLWILLMLIFIATEARWTTSISRSLGKIRTSLKSSQQSAKQQLGKIENYLKNDDVSNTISSTIEAVGSAAPSLTSSDVTQIVSGALDILSAVTVLIPKVGPIISSILSVISGLVSSIGGSGMDIGSVVKKAIDEALRKFDDSNLRAEAVGTARVYGVSLAYLDGITDLQQHEVSALAANVPIYSGVKFTGIVQSKIMDSSKSQDKQQVKRAIEYTRLLVKLSVLRSAVLWKMYLTVKQTGHSVSTAKSIHNVIKNMELKDKEFFTFLTNPQYNQAVFFAHLKPSELPEVSKYLHKRQLAFQNLSFLGAGSRTFRTQKWPNWYAYMKKDTYGSIAGSTHLDGQGYFIFDVISSADNTFYLRSAKWSKYYVYMRNGAQGRLNGWKGYPGKSGMWKVIRFSDGYYMLSPEKWLGWFVYMAKDSSGTVRGWKGDPGKQGHWTIT